The DNA sequence tcttctctctctctctcccccactctgttcttctctctctctctcccactctgttcttctctctctctctcccactctgttcttctctctctctccccactctgttcttctcgctctctctctcccactctgttcttctctctctctctctcactctgttcttctctctctcactctgttcttctctctctctcactctgctcttctctctctcactctctcactctgttcttctctctctctctctctctctgttcttctctctctctctctctcactctgttcttctctctctctctctccactctgttcttctctctctctctctctctgttcttctctcccactctgttcttctctctctcccactctcactctgttcttctctctctctctctctctgttcttctctctcctcactctgttcttctctctctctctctctcactctgttcttctcgctctctctctctctcactctgttcttctctctctctctctcccactctgttcttctctctctctctctctccactctgttcttctcgctctctctctctcccactctgttcttctctctctctctccccactctgttcttctctctctctctctcccactctgttcttctctctctctctcccactctgttcttctctcctctctctctcccactctgttcttctctctctctctctcccactctgttcttctcgctctctctctctcccactctgttcttctctctctctctccccactctgttcttctcgctctctctctctcccactctgttcttctcgctctctctctctcccactctgttcttctcgctctctctctctcccactctgttcttctcgctctctctctctcccactctgttcttctcgctctctctctctcccactctgttcttctcgctctctctctctccactctgttcttctctctctctctctctgttcttctcgctctctctctctcccactctgttcttctcgctctctctctctcccactctgttcttctctctctctctctcccactctgttcttctcgctctctctctctcccactctgttcttctctctctctctctctctcccactctgttcttctcgctctctctcccactctgttctAATGCTGCTTTCAACCCCAGTAGTTTTCCTGTAAATATTTTCTCTCTCGCTAACCTAGTGATCTGACTGTAGAACTCTGTGTGCCCCTGTCTTGTCAGAGGGCGGAGGCCAGGCTGGCTGACctccaggcctgtctgttgaaCCTCAACTCCCTGAGCCAAGCTGTAGCAGAGTATTTCTgtgaagacccagccacatttcgaCTGGAGGTCTGCTGCTCCATATTCCACTCATTCTGTGAGCGCTTCAACAGGGCTGTTCAGGTGAGACACAATGCTACCCCCCccccagaaatcctggttggaagattcctgcttattcctttgtaattccaggaatcttccaaccaggatttctggaaaactggGGAATTTGTGGAAATGTATTTGTTTTGATGGTACTATTGATtagtgcattgttgggaaagggcaaGAAAGGAATTTGACTGTACTAGTGCATGTGACTATAAAACTTGAAATGTTGCTAGGTGACACGTTaacacatgatgatgatgatgaagaataATAATCTGGGACAGTCTGAATTTCCTAAAGAATATAGTGGTCTTCACAGTGACAGGCACTGTCCATCAGCCCACTATCCATCTGTCCACATTTAGTTGAATATTGGGTCACTCAAACACAACCACCCCGGCCCCCCAAACTCTGTTTTAGCCCACTCACACCCTGCcatcttttctctctcgctcctttcctctctctcacctccatcGCTGTGTCTCTCCTCCCAATCAGGAGAACCGTGAGCGTGAGGCAGCCGAGCTGAGacgcaggcagagggagaggttcTGTAATGTGGCCAAGCGTCGCTCCACTGCCACCTGCTCTGACCTGGAGCCCGCCGGTCCTGGCTCTGCCATGGAGTCTATCCTCCACAGCTTCCTGACCACCATACACCCCAGGGGCCCGGCAAGGCGCAGACGCCACCACCTCCCCCCTGTGATGTTGTCCCCCATCGGGGGCTCGCCCATTGAGCCCTGCCCCAAGTCCAACCCCCTGGCCGATGAGCCAGAGACTAGAGCTGATCCAGGGCCTAGCCGGTTCACCAGACCAGGAGGGAGCACCCTGGGTGGGGAGGCAGGTGTGGTGACACCCCGGAAGGACCAGGAGGACCAGGggcagagggagaagaagagaggggagggctggCCCAGGGAGCTGGGTAGCCCTGATGCGGTGGTGGAGAGGTTGGATGGGGGGGTGGAGAAGGACTCCTATCTGGACCCCCCTTCAGagcagaaggagaaggaaaaCGAGGGGGAGACAGCGACCCCAGGGGACCAGTGGAGATATTTTGGGTCAAATAGAGCCTCTTCCATCAACCAGAAACGGACCCCTAAGAGCTGTGGCCGTCGCAGCCTGTCGTCCATCGACCAGAAACGGACCACTAAGAGCTGTGGCCGTCGCAGCCTGTCGTCCATCGACCAGAAACGAACCACTAAGAGCTGTGGCCGTCGCAGCCTGTCCCCTCGCCAACACACACCCCCCacccaggaggaggagaagagagcgggcgaggagaaggaagaggtgcAGAGGATGCGTGTCGTGTCCAGGAAGATGCTTCGCTACCAGACTGGCCGAGGCAGGCTATCTGCTGACCTAGAACATCCTGAACTGCCAGAGTTGGGTGACAAAGCGAGCTTCGTCCCCCAAAACCACACCCCCCAACGCTCCACACCTCACCCTCTCCACCCCCACCCTATTTCGCAACCCTCCACCCCTCACcccagggagatgagagaggtagACCTGGCTCTCTGTAACAGCATGGAGAACCTGGGCTCTCCCTGGATCATCCTCAGCCCCCAAATCTCACCCCAAAACCAAACCCCCCACAGACAACACTCCTTCTTCGCCCCCAGCGCCGACGATGGCCTTGACGATGGTGTCTGGTCattgccccccacccccacccgcCCTACCACCCCCACCCGCCCTTCCACCGCCTCCCACCCTTCCACCGCCACCTGCCCCCTCTGGTGCTGCTGGGGAGGATGAGGGCTATGGAGGGACACCCTGGACCCTCGGACCTCCATGGAGAAGCAGGGAGGGGGCCCATGTCCCTGCCTGACTGCCCCAGTCAGAGAGCTCTGTCCCAGGGCCCCAtgcttcgctctctctccctggatgAGTCTGGAGGGAGCCAGGCTCCAGGATTCAGATTCCGCCTTGGGGACCTGTTTCAGAGACGTACCGCGCTGTGGTCCCCAGTTGgtgctgagactgagacagggtttGCTACAGAGGCTCATAAACCCTTGGAGAGGCAGAACAGTAGTTCTGGGATTGTGTCCTTCTTCAGACGCtttggggagaggagatgagccAGCTTGGAGGAACAGGGCTCCCGAGGAACATATACTTAacgaggggaggatagaggatttgtctttattttttttcttttagTATTTGTGTTGATCTTATTTCATTTTTAAAGTGACTCCTACTCCTATTTGAGGGTGACCGCTCTTTTAATGAACAGCCCAAGGTAAACATGCACTTACCTTGGATGGGAGACCTCTGTCTCTGTGGGGCTGAGAGGCTTATTGTTTTAAAACTGTTCCAGAtcgtaccctattccctacctagtgtactccttttgaccaaagccttgtaggccctggtataaagtagtgcacttcatagggaatagggtgcccattTGAGAGGCACAGTAAGTGAACCACGTATGCACATCATACCACTTTTAATTCTTCACAGATCCAGATAAAAAAAATGGTCTTTGTACAAGACCAAAACACAGCTCTCCTTTTTAGCGTGTACATGATCTCAGGTATAGTGTGAAACAACAGAATATACTACCGTCACACttgaaaaaaacattttaaatttgTTATCTTAAGTGTAATTTTTATGTAATAAAACGGGTCTTTCTACCTCGGCCttatttttgtcttttgagctcaCTCACAGTTAATATGATAATATATATACCATTAAcaagatgcttttatccaaagggaCTGACAGTTGTGCCTTTAACTTATGGGtagtcccgggaattgaacccactatcctgttgcaAGCACCAAagctgtggggggggggggatattaggagaaaggagggagggaagactgGAGGCTTCTAAATAATGTGTTTATTTATTAAGctgaaacgttttttttttttttttttttttttttgaggaaGGGGAAGAGTGGATCTTGAATCCCACCTCGGCCAGAAATAACATTTCTAAACAACCACTTTAGTCTCCAAGTGCTTAAAATCATGGGTTAATGGGAGGGTTAATGGGAGGGTTAATGGGAGGGTTAATGGGCCTgagttatttatttcacctttatttaaccaggtaggcaagttgagaacaagttctcatttacaattgcgacctgaccaagataaagcaaagcagttcgacataaacaacaacacagagttacacatggagtaaacaaacatacagtcaacaatacagtagaaacataagtctatatacaatgtgagcaaatgaggtgagataagggaggtaaaggcaaaaaaaggccatagtggcaaagtaaatacaaaatagcaagtaaaacactggaatggtagatttgcagtggaagaaagtgcaaagtagagagaaaggtagaggtagttgtttggggtAAAtaatagatgggctatgtacaggtgcagtaatctgtgagctgctctgacagctggtgcttacagctagtgagggagatatgagtctccaacttcagagatttttgtagttcgttccagtcattggcagcagagaactggaagaggCGGACAAAGGATGTATTGGTCTTGGGGGTGACCagcgagatatacctgctggagcgcgtgctacgggtgggtgctgctatggtgaccagtgaactgagataaggggggactttacctagcagggtcttgtagatcacatggagccagtgggtttggcgccgagtatgaagcgagggccagccaacgagagcgcacaggtcgcagtggtgggtagtgtatggggctttggtgacaaaacggatggcactgtgctagactgcatccaatttattgagtagggcattggaggctattttgtaaatgacatcgtcgaggatcgttgggatggtcagttttacaagagtatgtttggcagcatgattgaaggatgctttgttgcgaaataaagAATGATTAACCAATCAGAAGTCATTCAAGCAATCAGTTGAAATATAGAAACCTGTTGTGAaatgtgtcacacacacacacacatacacatacacatacacatacagccTCGAGGCTCGAGTGAGTGTGGCAATTGACCAGTGGTGTGAAGTACTAAGTAAAAATAATTAAGTATTTGTTTTTACTATCtacattactatttatatttttgacaagttTTTACTTTTCTTCACtatattacaaaaat is a window from the Oncorhynchus keta strain PuntledgeMale-10-30-2019 chromosome 6, Oket_V2, whole genome shotgun sequence genome containing:
- the fhdc3 gene encoding FH2 domain containing 3, with protein sequence MEGAVVIATHPPPPPGPSQLPHTPPNTQESSLHPTPEPPPLPPPPPPPPPPPASPRGGCDAFSRSVHRRSKMRNFNWDAIPRQSVLGKKNVWTSQRPMVDFELDTQRMEEMFSQSDTQLPLRKTGPVKKTIRGLSLSTQGLQRVLILNSKKSMNVGIFLKQFKRPVRDIVDDVRRGNWLRFGAGKLKELCKLLPEEGEVKKLRSFSGDLTQLCEPDLFMVLLVKVPGYEERLRTLMLREELFPLIDEMKHSIAVMTKAANELLVCDDLHSIIRLVLKAGNYMNAGGYAGSAIGFRMASLLKLADTKANKPGMNLLHYVTMQAQEIDVALLNFPEQLQHIGMAARVQKQEVELDFQREAEKVKEAKMDASTQPELQLQMETFLMRAEARLADLQACLLNLNSLSQAVAEYFCEDPATFRLEVCCSIFHSFCERFNRAVQENREREAAELRRRQRERFCNVAKRRSTATCSDLEPAGPGSAMESILHSFLTTIHPRGPARRRRHHLPPVMLSPIGGSPIEPCPKSNPLADEPETRADPGPSRFTRPGGSTLGGEAGVVTPRKDQEDQGQREKKRGEGWPRELGSPDAVVERLDGGVEKDSYLDPPSEQKEKENEGETATPGDQWRYFGSNRASSINQKRTPKSCGRRSLSSIDQKRTTKSCGRRSLSSIDQKRTTKSCGRRSLSPRQHTPPTQEEEKRAGEEKEEVQRMRVVSRKMLRYQTGRGRLSADLEHPELPELGDKASFVPQNHTPQRSTPHPLHPHPISQPSTPHPREMREVDLALCNSMENLGSPWIILSPQISPQNQTPHRQHSFFAPSADDGLDDGVWSLPPTPTRPTTPTRPSTASHPSTATCPLWCCWGG